One part of the Malus sylvestris chromosome 2, drMalSylv7.2, whole genome shotgun sequence genome encodes these proteins:
- the LOC126591516 gene encoding uncharacterized protein LOC126591516, giving the protein MSYRKVHSQRSIPFSWEAKPGVSKVIANQEDNCPAELGFHALSFFSDQGQHSGDSPKPKMLDHHEIKIPPPPCPILRAPSRSSSTKGLRWNTEADPFLLAFKECTKSTSTLNYDSGKLGSENSKKVFGLIPRVKKSRFSMFSCKSSCDVRDDNLVKLSQLPPLLPPLPKETSRSFW; this is encoded by the coding sequence ATGAGTTACAGAAAGGTTCATTCCCAAAGGAGCATACCCTTTTCATGGGAGGCCAAGCCAGGTGTCTCCAAGGTCATCGCAAACCAAGAAGACAACTGCCCTGCAGAATTAGGGTTCCATGCCCTTAGTTTCTTCTCAGATCAAGGACAACACTCTGGAGATAGCCCAAAACCAAAAATGTTGGACCATCATGAGATAAAGATTCCTCCACCTCCATGCCCAATTTTGAGGGCTCCAAGTAGAAGCAGTTCCACCAAGGGGCTTAGGTGGAATACAGAGGCGGACCCTTTTCTTTTGGCTTTCAAAGAGTGCACCAAAAGTACTTCTACTTTGAATTATGATTCAGGTAAGTTGGGTAGTGAGAATAGCAAGAAAGTTTTTGGGTTAATTCCTAGAGTTAAGAAGAGCAGGTTCAGTATGTTTTCTTGCAAGAGTTCATGTGATGTTAGAGATGATAATCTTGTAAAGCTGTCTCAGCTTCCTCCTCTGCTTCCTCCTCTTCCTAAAGAGACAAGTCGCTCCTTTTGGTGA